A section of the Cuniculiplasma divulgatum genome encodes:
- a CDS encoding Lrp/AsnC ligand binding domain-containing protein has product MSLAFILISTVPGKEHEVYNKISKIQYVVEIHPLFGEYDLIVKIDAKDYSELGKIVIEQIRTIDGVIDTKTLTGIKL; this is encoded by the coding sequence GTGTCCTTGGCATTTATTCTGATAAGCACGGTTCCCGGAAAGGAGCATGAAGTATACAACAAGATATCCAAGATACAGTATGTGGTGGAAATACATCCACTGTTTGGAGAATACGATCTTATCGTTAAGATAGATGCAAAGGATTACAGTGAGCTTGGAAAAATCGTGATCGAACAGATCAGGACAATCGACGGTGTTATAGATACCAAAACCCTTACTGGCATAAAGCTATGA
- the hisS gene encoding histidine--tRNA ligase, translated as MKFESLRGFRDIYPEDAEPRENMFNTAKRVAHSFGFQIIDFPSLEPLDLYRIKSGDELVSQTFSFVDKGGREVTMVPEATPSVVRMLTSKKDLQKPVRWFSLPKIWRYEEPQSGRLREHVQFNADLFGPDTPDADAEIIGLAVTILDSLGLSGNYEIRMNHRGMMEQILKSMKVEDTARAFSVIDRFRKLKEDEFIEALGFINISGKPAEMILKLAGTRVESVYLKQAVSEIVPLTQDLSDILDRMAKTMEMVSLFTDSRVVVDFSIVRGLSYYTGIVFEAFDVMGELRSILGGGRYNSLSTLLSGQEIPAVGFGMGDVVLELLLRRNGLWNRRTATDGYYVCMASDGVEMYSMRLAAEVRKRGKTAVRDSGGRKLSAQLRAASSAGLAKSVIIGAREVETESVTIKDMVSGKQSTISYAEFLDSL; from the coding sequence ATGAAATTTGAAAGCCTGAGGGGTTTCAGGGACATATATCCTGAAGATGCAGAGCCAAGGGAGAACATGTTCAACACGGCCAAAAGGGTTGCGCATTCCTTTGGGTTCCAGATAATAGACTTTCCAAGCCTTGAACCGCTTGATCTCTACAGAATAAAATCAGGTGATGAGCTTGTGAGCCAGACTTTCTCCTTTGTTGACAAGGGGGGCAGGGAAGTTACAATGGTCCCTGAAGCAACACCTTCGGTTGTGAGGATGCTTACCTCAAAGAAAGATCTTCAGAAGCCCGTAAGATGGTTCAGCCTTCCCAAGATATGGAGGTATGAGGAGCCACAGTCAGGCAGGCTCAGGGAACACGTTCAGTTCAACGCGGATCTTTTTGGTCCGGACACACCTGATGCTGACGCGGAGATAATAGGCCTGGCGGTAACGATTCTGGATTCACTCGGACTGTCTGGAAACTATGAGATAAGGATGAATCACAGGGGAATGATGGAGCAGATACTGAAGTCCATGAAAGTTGAGGACACAGCACGTGCGTTCTCTGTTATTGACAGATTCCGGAAGCTCAAAGAAGACGAATTTATTGAGGCACTGGGTTTCATCAATATCTCCGGAAAACCCGCTGAAATGATCCTGAAGCTTGCAGGCACCAGAGTTGAATCCGTATACCTGAAGCAGGCAGTTTCGGAGATAGTCCCCCTCACACAGGATCTATCAGATATCCTGGACAGGATGGCAAAGACAATGGAGATGGTATCACTCTTCACGGATTCGCGTGTTGTGGTTGATTTTTCAATCGTAAGGGGGCTTTCTTACTATACAGGCATTGTGTTTGAGGCCTTTGATGTCATGGGTGAGCTCAGGTCAATACTTGGTGGCGGTAGATACAACAGCCTTTCGACGCTGCTTTCCGGGCAGGAGATTCCCGCTGTCGGTTTTGGTATGGGCGATGTGGTTCTGGAGCTCCTGCTACGGAGAAACGGTTTGTGGAACAGGCGAACTGCAACTGACGGTTATTACGTGTGCATGGCATCTGACGGAGTTGAGATGTATTCAATGAGGTTGGCAGCGGAAGTGAGGAAGCGTGGGAAAACTGCAGTGCGCGATTCCGGTGGAAGGAAATTGTCCGCGCAGCTAAGGGCAGCATCTTCGGCAGGACTGGCAAAATCCGTAATAATAGGGGCAAGAGAGGTGGAGACAGAATCAGTGACAATAAAGGATATGGTTTCTGGAAAGCAGTCAACCATATCATACGCTGAATTTCTGGATTCTCTTTGA